One window from the genome of Pungitius pungitius chromosome 14, fPunPun2.1, whole genome shotgun sequence encodes:
- the rock2a gene encoding rho-associated protein kinase 2 isoform X2, translating into MSLGAERRMEARLKKLEDMVRDPRCAINLESLLDSINALVLDLDYPALRKNKNIETFLIRYEAVIKQTRDLQMKSEDFDRVKVIGRGAFGEVQLVRHKASQKVYAMKVLSKFEMIKRSDSAFFWEERDIMAFANSPWVVQLCCAFQDEHYLYMVMEYMPGGDLVNLTSTYDVPEKWAKFYTAEVVMALDAIHSMGFIHRDVKPDNMLLDRLGHLKLADFGTCMKMNSTGMVHCDTAVGTPDYISPEVLKSQGGDGYYGRECDWWSVGVFIFEMLVGDTPFYADSLVGTYSKIMDHKNSLNFPDDVEISKDAKNIICAFLTDREVRLGRNGVEEIKCHPFFKNDLWTFDTIRDTVAPVVPELSSDIDTSNFDEIEDDKGDVETFPKPKAFVGNQLPFVGFTYFKDDQLLNASNNVLVTHDNSKGESAALQKKLRHLEVQLNNEKQVIGDLEHKHRAATSRLDKISKELEDEVSGRKNLEAALRQMEREKALLQHKSLESSRKAEGEADRKRALENEVNSLRDQLDDMKKRNQNSHISNEKNIHLQKQLEEANTLLRAESEAATRLRKTQTESSKQLQQLEANVRELQDKSCLLERSKLSLEKECISLQAALEAERREHSQGSETICDLMGRISSLEDEARQQRQTLSKTESEKRQLQEKHTDLEKEKSNKEIDLTYRLKVVQQELEQEEASHKATRALLADKSKIKVTIEGAKSESMKGKEMNQKLAEERAAKLRLENRILDLEKHSSMMDCDYKQALQKLDELRRHKDRLTEEVKNLTLKIEQETQKRSLTQNDLKAQNQQLNSLRTSEKQLKQEANHLLDIKRSLEKQNQELRKERQDTDGQMKELQDQLEAEQYFSTLYKTQVRELKEECEERNKLHKDAQQALQELQEERDSLAAQLEITLTKADSEQLARSIAEEQYSDLEKEKIMKELELKEMMARHRQDLSEKDITIGSLEEANRTLTCDVANLANEKEELNNKLKEAMEESEKSKDWEQQISQMKQAFEKQLQSERTLKTQAVNKLAEIMNRKELRGGGSRRGNDTDMRRKEKENRKLQLELRSEKEKLNSSIIKYQREINEMQAQLSEESQMRIELQMALDSKDSDIEQLRNRLQTLSVQSMDSASVSSGPDFDTDDGYTEMRLEGWLSLPVRNNTKKFGWERKYVVVSSKKILFYNNELDKEQSIPYMVLDIDKLFHVRPVTQTDVYRADAKEIPRIFQILYANEGESKKEPEFPVDPLPIGEKSSYICHKGHEFIPTLYHFPTNCEACTKPLWNMFKPPAALECRRCHIKCHKDHMDKKEEIIAPCKVNYDVSSAKNLLLLAVSQEEQQKWVSRLVKKIPKKPLPPEQFARSSPRASMKVQPSQSMRRPSRQLPTSKSS; encoded by the exons ATGTCGCTCGGCGCGGAGAGGAGGATGGAAGCCCGGCTGAAGAAGCTGGAGGACATGGTCAGAGATCCCCGATGTGCCATAAACCTGGAGAGTTTGCTG GACTCCATCAACGCCCTGGTCTTGGACTTGGACTACCCGGCACTACGCAAGAACAAGAACATCGAAACCTTCTTAATCCGAT ATGAGGCGGTCATCAAACAGACTCGAGACCTCCAGATGAAATCTGAAGACTTTGACAGAGTCAAAGTCATCGGTCGAGGGGCTTTTGGTGAAGTGCAGTTA GTCCGGCACAAAGCCTCTCAGAAGGTCTACGCCATGAAGGTGCTGAGCAAGTTTGAGATGATCAAACGCTCGGACTCTGCTTTCTTCTGGGAAGAGAGGGACATCATGGCCTTCGCCAACAGCCCCTGGGTGGTGCAG TTGTGCTGTGCCTTCCAAGACGAGCACTACCTCTACATGGTGATGGAGTACATGCCGGGAGGCGACCTGGTCAACCTGACCAGCACCTACGACGTGCCGGAGAAGTGGGCCAAGTTCTACACGGCGGAGGTGGTGATGGCCCTGGACGCCATCCACTCCATGGGCTTCATCCATCGGGACGTGAAGCCCGACAACATGCTGCTGGACCGACTCGGACACCTCAAGCTGGCCGACTTTGGCACATGCATGAAGATGAACTCG ACCGGCATGGTGCACTGTGACACGGCTGTGGGGACCCCAGACTACATCTCTCCGGAGGTGCTGAAGTCCCAGGGAGGAGACGGGTATTATGGGAGAGAGTGTGACTGGTGGTCCGTAGGGGTGTTCATCTTCGAGATGCTTGTTG GTGACACGCCGTTCTACGCCGACTCTCTGGTGGGAACCTACAGCAAGATCATGGACCACAAGAACTCCCTTAACTTCCCAGACGATGTGGAGATCTCCAAAGATGCCAAGAATATCATCTGTGCCTTCCTGACCGACAG GGAGGTGCGATTGGGCAGAAACGGCGTGGAGGAAATCAAGTGCCACCCTTTCTTCAAGAACGACCTGTGGACTTTCGACACCATCAGAGACA CGGTCGCCCCTGTGGTCCCAGAGCTTAGCAGTGACATAGACACCAGTAACTTCGACGAGATTGAAGATGACAAAGGCGACGTGGAGACGTTCCCCAAACCTAAGGCCTTCGTGGGAAACCAGCTCCCTTTTGTGGGCTTCACTTACTTCAAAGACGACCA GTTATTGAATGCTTCCAACAATGTGCTGGTGACCCACGACAATTCCAAAGGCGAG TCGGCGGCGCTGCAGAAGAAACTGCGTCACCTGGAGGTTCAGCTGAATAACGAGAAGCAGGTCATAGGCGATCTGGAGCACAAACACAG AGCTGCCACCAGCCGTCTGGACAAAATCTCCAAAGAACTTGAGGATGAG GTGAGCGGCAGGAAGAACCTGGAGGCGGCGCTGcggcagatggagagagagaaggcgcTGCTGCAGCACAAAAGCCTGGAGAGCAGCCGCAAGGCCGAGGGCGAGGCCGACCGGAAGCGCGCACTGGAGAACGAAG TTAACAGCCTTCGAGACCAGCtggatgacatgaagaagaggaacCAGAATTCCCACATTTCCAACGAGAAGAACATTCACCTGCAGAAACAG CTGGAGGAAGCCAACACGTTGCTGCGGGCCGAGTCGGAGGCGGCGACGAGGCTCCGTAAAACCCAGACGGAGAGCAgcaagcagctgcagcagctggaggccaaCGTGCGCGAGCTGCAGGACAAAAGCTGCCTGCTGGAGCGCAGCAAGTTGAGCCTGGAGAAGGAATGCATTAGCCTGCAGGCCGCgctggaggcagagaggagggagcaCAGCCAGGGCTCCGAGACCATCTGTGACCTAATGG GACGCATCTCCAGCCTCGAGGACGAGGCCCGTCAGCAGAGACAGACTCTGTCCAAAACCGAGTCCGAGAAGAGACAACTTCAGGAAAAACACACCGATCTGGAGAAG gagaAGAGCAACAAGGAGATTGATTTAACCTACAGGCTGAAGGTGGtgcagcaggagctggagcaggaggaggcctcTCACAAGGCCACCAGGGCGCTGCTGGCAGACAAGAGCAAGATCAAAGTAACCATCGAGGGCGCCAAGTCGGAGTCCATGAAGGGTAAAG AGATGAATCAGAAGCTGGCGGAGGAGCGGGCGGCCAAACTCCGGCTGGAGAACCGGATCCTGGATCTAGAGAAGCACAGCAGCATGATGGACTGCGACTATAAACAGGCtctgcagaaactagacgagctGCGCAGACACAAGGACCGACTGACCGAGGAG GTGAAGAACCTGACGCTGAAGATCGAGCAGGAGACCCAAAAGCGCAGCCTGACCCAGAACGACCTGAAAGCCCAGAACCAGCAGCTCAACTCTCTGCGGACCTCCGAGAAGCAGCTCAAGCAGGAGGCGAACCACCTGCTCGACATCAAGCGCAGCCTGGAGAAGCAGAACCAAGAGCTGCGCAA agagagacaggacacGGACGGGCAAATGAAGGAGCTACAGGACCAGTTAGAAGCCGAGCAGTACttctct ACGCTGTACAAGACCCAGGTCCGAGAACTAAAGGAGGAGTGCGAGGAGAGGAACAAACTGCACAAAGACGCACAGCAGGCTCTGCAGGAGCTACAGGAGGAGAG GGATTCATTGGCGGCGCAGCTCGAGATCACACTGACGAAGGCCGACTCGGAGCAGCTGGCGCGCTCCATCGCCGAGGAGCAGTACTCGgacctggagaaggagaagataatgaaggagctggagctgaaggAGATGATGGCCCGCCACCGCCAAGACCTGTCTGAGAAAGACATCACCATCGGCTCG CTGGAAGAAGCCAACAGGACCCTGACATGTGATGTCGCCAACCTAGCcaatgagaaggaggagctgaacAACAAACTGAAGGAGGCGATGGAAg AATCTGAAAAGTCAAAGGATTGGGAGCAGCAGATCAGCCAGATGAAGCAGGCCTTCGAGAAGCAGCTGCAGTCAGAGAGGACGCTGAAGACTCAG GCCGTCAACAAGCTGGCAGAGATAATGAACAGGAAGGAGCTGCGCGGCGGAGGCAGTCGCCGGGGCAACGACACGGACATGCGgcggaaggagaaggagaacaggaAGCTGCAGTTGGAGCTGAGGTCTGAGAAGGAAAAGCTCAACAGCAGCATCATCAAATATCAGAGGGAGATCAACGAGATGCAGGCG CAACTGTCTGAGGAGAGCCAGATgcgcattgagctgcagatggCCCTGGACAGCAAGGACAGCGACATCGAGCAGCTGAGGAACCGGCTGCAGACGCTCAGTGTCCAGTCCATGGACTCTGCCAGCGTCAGCAGCGGGCCGGACTTTGACACCGACGACGGGTACACAG AAATGAGACTGGAGGGCTGGCTCTCTCTTCCTGTAAGAAACAACACCAAGAAGTTTGGCTGGGAGAGGAAG TATGTTGTGGTGAGCAGCAAGAAGATTCTCTTCTACAACAACGAGCTAGACAAAGAGCAGTCCATTCCCTACATGGTGCTAGATATAGA CAAACTCTTCCACGTGAGGCCCGTCACTCAGACCGACGTGTACCGCGCTGACGCCAAAGAGATTCCCAGGATATTTCAG ATTCTTTATGCTAACGAAGGCGAGAGCAAAAAGGAGCCCGAGTTCCCCGTGGACCCGCTGCCCATCGGAGAGAAGTCCAGCTACATCTGCCACAAGGGCCATGAGTTCATCCCCACGCTCTACCACTTCCCCACCAACTGCGAGGCCTGCACCAAGCCGCTGTGGAACATGTTCAAGCCGCCGGCGGCCCTGGAGTGCCGGCGCTGCCACATCAAGTGCCACAAGGACCACATGGACAAGAAGGAGGAGATCATCGCTCCCTGCAAAG TGAACTACGACGTGTCCTCGGCCaagaacctgctgctgctggccgtgtcccaggaggagcagcagaagtgGGTGAGCCGACTGGTCAAGAAGATCCCCAAGAAGCCTCTGCCGCCGGAGCAGTTTGCACGCTCCTCGCCGCGCGCCTCCATGAAGGTCCAGCCCAGCCAGTCCATGAGGAGACCCAGTCGACAGCTGCCCACCAGCAAGAGCAG TTAA